A stretch of Pirellulales bacterium DNA encodes these proteins:
- the lepA gene encoding translation elongation factor 4, producing the protein MPAPKYIRNFSIIAHIDHGKSTLADRLLELTGTVSKREMKEQLLDAMDLERERGITIKAHPVSMLYRHGGQEYELNLIDTPGHVDFHYEVSRSLACCEGAVLLVDAFQGVEAQTVANAYAAMEHDLAIVAVMNKIDLTHARPEEVKDEIEQTLAIDRDEVVGVSAKTGQNCEELLAAIIERVPPPTGDPEAPLQAMVFDSVYDEYRGAVTYVRVMNGVVKKGQKIRFIQAATVHEVVELGQFNPGRVPRDQLAAGQVGYIVCNIKSLGQVHIGDTVANATGAQAEPLPGYHEPQRMVFCGLYPSDGQDFEDLRDALSKLAVNDPSFEFEPESSDALGFGFRCGFLGLLHMEIIQQRLEGEADIDLVQTAPNVTYRIKKADGEWIEVHTPTRVPDLGDIEEFQQPIVQVSFVIPTEYVGGIMKLCADRRGIFVRQEYLSPTRVMLVYDLALAEVVYDMHDKLKSITRGFGTMDYELKGYEPGDLVRMDILVKGERVDALSIVCDRRDADPRGRAIIKKLKQEIPRHMFEVSLQAAIGSRIVARETISAMRKNVTAKCYGGDISRKRKLWEKQKEGKKRMKSIGQVDIPQKAFLAVLETGEEDKKK; encoded by the coding sequence ATGCCTGCTCCCAAGTACATCCGCAACTTCTCGATCATCGCCCACATCGACCACGGCAAGAGCACGTTGGCCGATCGGCTGCTGGAGTTGACCGGCACCGTCTCGAAGCGGGAGATGAAGGAGCAACTGCTCGACGCGATGGACCTGGAGCGCGAGCGGGGGATCACGATCAAGGCCCACCCGGTCTCGATGCTCTATCGACACGGCGGACAGGAGTACGAGCTGAACCTGATCGACACGCCGGGGCACGTCGATTTTCACTACGAGGTGTCGCGCTCGCTGGCGTGCTGCGAGGGGGCGGTGCTGTTGGTCGACGCGTTTCAGGGAGTCGAGGCCCAGACGGTCGCCAACGCCTACGCGGCCATGGAGCACGACTTGGCGATCGTCGCGGTGATGAACAAGATCGACCTCACCCACGCCCGACCCGAGGAGGTCAAGGACGAGATCGAGCAGACCCTGGCGATCGATCGCGACGAGGTCGTCGGAGTGAGCGCCAAGACGGGGCAGAACTGCGAGGAGTTGCTCGCCGCGATCATCGAGCGCGTCCCCCCGCCGACCGGCGATCCCGAGGCGCCGCTGCAAGCGATGGTGTTCGACTCGGTCTACGACGAATACCGCGGCGCAGTCACGTACGTGCGCGTCATGAACGGCGTCGTGAAGAAGGGGCAGAAGATTCGCTTCATTCAGGCGGCGACCGTCCATGAAGTCGTCGAACTGGGCCAATTCAACCCGGGCCGCGTGCCGCGCGACCAACTTGCGGCAGGGCAGGTGGGCTACATCGTCTGCAACATCAAGTCGCTGGGGCAGGTGCACATCGGCGATACGGTCGCCAACGCAACCGGCGCCCAGGCCGAGCCGCTCCCCGGGTACCACGAGCCGCAGCGGATGGTGTTCTGCGGACTGTACCCCAGCGACGGCCAGGACTTCGAGGACCTGCGCGACGCCCTCTCGAAACTCGCGGTGAACGACCCCAGTTTCGAGTTCGAGCCCGAGAGCTCCGACGCCCTGGGGTTCGGCTTCCGCTGCGGGTTCTTGGGCCTGTTGCACATGGAGATCATCCAGCAGCGGCTCGAAGGCGAGGCGGACATCGACCTCGTCCAGACCGCCCCCAACGTCACCTACCGCATCAAGAAGGCCGACGGCGAGTGGATCGAGGTCCACACTCCCACGCGCGTCCCCGATCTGGGGGACATCGAGGAGTTCCAGCAGCCCATCGTGCAGGTCAGCTTCGTCATTCCCACCGAATACGTCGGCGGGATCATGAAGCTGTGCGCCGATCGCCGCGGAATCTTCGTTCGGCAGGAGTATCTCTCGCCGACCCGCGTGATGCTGGTCTACGATCTCGCGCTGGCCGAGGTGGTGTACGACATGCATGACAAGCTCAAGAGCATCACCCGCGGCTTCGGCACGATGGATTACGAGTTGAAAGGGTACGAACCTGGGGACCTCGTGCGGATGGACATCCTGGTCAAGGGGGAGCGGGTCGATGCGCTGTCGATCGTCTGCGACCGCCGCGACGCCGACCCCCGCGGTCGGGCGATCATCAAGAAACTCAAGCAGGAAATCCCCCGGCACATGTTCGAGGTGAGCCTGCAAGCCGCCATTGGCAGCCGGATCGTCGCTCGCGAAACGATCTCCGCCATGCGTAAGAACGTGACCGCCAAGTGCTACGGCGGCGATATCAGCCGCAAGCGGAAACTGTGGGAGAAGCAAAAGGAAGGCAAGAAACGGATGAAGTCGATCGGCCAAGTCGACATCCCGCAGAAGGCGTTCCTTGCGGTGCTCGAGACGGGGGAAGAGGACAAGAAGAAGTAG
- a CDS encoding peptidase yields the protein MSRSDSPRVSRREFHRGAVALAAACAAPGIALARKTDSADPILTVGDMTFVANHHWAKLPAKFAWQTTHNAAVGGDGLVYVIHEGRLDQPEHPAIFVFDAAGTYVRSFGQMLQGGGHGLEVRREGSEEFVYATAYKQQRSIAKFTAVGELVWRKYAPMESGLYAAGEDLVPRTDDPWGRNRFQPTNFAFLPAGGFLLADGYGSFRIHRYDDDANWVSCFGGPSDQAKAAGTFDTPHGIWIDDRGAEPLAVVADRANGRLQWFTLAGEHRRTQDDFYLPANLDVREDLLLVPDLFGRVTLLGAQNQVLGHLGDDSERILGDKPDGREKPNWTIRGDESQWRPGKFVHPHDACFDADGNIYVVEWVQTGRVTKLTRID from the coding sequence ATGTCTCGTTCCGATTCCCCTCGTGTTTCGCGCCGCGAGTTTCATCGCGGCGCCGTGGCGCTCGCGGCGGCGTGTGCCGCACCGGGAATCGCGCTCGCCCGAAAGACCGACTCGGCAGACCCGATTCTCACGGTCGGCGACATGACGTTCGTCGCGAATCATCACTGGGCGAAGCTCCCGGCGAAGTTCGCCTGGCAAACGACCCACAATGCGGCGGTCGGCGGCGACGGGCTGGTGTACGTCATTCACGAGGGCCGGCTCGACCAACCCGAGCACCCGGCGATCTTCGTGTTCGACGCCGCCGGCACGTACGTCCGCTCGTTCGGCCAGATGCTGCAAGGGGGCGGCCACGGGCTGGAGGTCCGCCGCGAAGGGAGCGAGGAGTTCGTCTACGCCACCGCCTACAAGCAGCAACGGTCGATCGCCAAATTCACCGCCGTCGGCGAACTCGTCTGGCGCAAGTACGCCCCGATGGAATCGGGGCTCTATGCCGCGGGAGAGGACTTGGTCCCGCGAACCGACGACCCGTGGGGACGCAATCGATTCCAGCCGACCAACTTCGCCTTTTTGCCCGCGGGCGGGTTCCTGCTCGCCGACGGGTACGGATCGTTCCGCATCCATCGGTACGACGACGACGCGAATTGGGTCTCGTGCTTCGGCGGGCCCTCGGATCAGGCGAAGGCCGCAGGAACGTTCGATACGCCGCACGGGATTTGGATCGACGACCGCGGCGCCGAGCCGTTGGCGGTCGTCGCCGACCGCGCGAATGGGCGGTTGCAGTGGTTCACGCTCGCCGGCGAACATCGCCGCACGCAAGACGATTTCTATCTGCCGGCGAATCTTGATGTGCGCGAGGACCTGCTGCTGGTCCCTGACCTGTTCGGCCGAGTGACGTTGCTCGGCGCACAGAACCAAGTGCTCGGCCACTTGGGGGACGACAGCGAGCGGATCCTCGGCGACAAACCGGACGGCCGCGAAAAGCCGAACTGGACGATCCGCGGCGACGAGTCGCAATGGCGCCCAGGCAAGTTCGTCCACCCGCACGACGCATGCTTCGACGCCGACGGGAACATCTACGTGGTCGAGTGGGTGCAGACCGGGCGCGTGACGAAGCTGACGCGGATCGATTGA
- the trpD gene encoding anthranilate phosphoribosyltransferase, with the protein MSSDFESLLAQVAAGRDLSRDEATAALDAMMAGRVAEELIATFLLALRDKGECVAEIAGAAAAMRRHMTPIRSRYERLLDTCGTGGGGSQTFNISTAAALVIAAAGVPVAKHGNRSVTSRSGSADVLAALGVNIEADLAQVERCLDEFGICFCFAPLMHPAMRHVAAVRKRLGVRTIFNILGPLANPARATHQLLGAGRPELREPLAAALVELGIERALVVSGADGLGEVTLAADTSVTEVAQGALSHRVFAPEQFGLTRQSLEAITVADAAESAAIVRGVLTGEPGPARDIVVVNAAAGLLAFSACIDPLEAAARAVEAIDSGAASQLLERLIAASHAA; encoded by the coding sequence ATGTCTTCGGATTTTGAATCGCTGTTGGCTCAAGTCGCTGCGGGGCGCGATCTGTCGCGGGACGAGGCGACTGCGGCGCTGGACGCCATGATGGCCGGCCGCGTGGCCGAGGAGTTGATCGCGACGTTCCTCCTCGCCCTGCGCGACAAGGGAGAGTGCGTCGCCGAAATCGCCGGCGCCGCCGCCGCCATGCGGCGCCACATGACCCCGATTCGCAGTCGGTACGAGCGGTTGCTCGATACGTGCGGCACCGGCGGCGGGGGAAGCCAGACCTTCAACATCAGCACTGCCGCGGCGTTGGTGATCGCCGCCGCGGGCGTGCCGGTCGCCAAGCACGGCAATCGCAGCGTCACCAGTCGCAGCGGATCGGCCGACGTGCTGGCGGCCCTCGGGGTGAACATCGAGGCGGACCTCGCGCAGGTCGAGCGGTGTCTCGACGAGTTCGGGATATGCTTCTGCTTCGCCCCGCTCATGCACCCGGCCATGCGGCATGTCGCGGCGGTGCGCAAGCGGCTGGGGGTGCGGACGATCTTCAACATTTTGGGGCCGTTGGCCAACCCGGCCCGCGCGACCCACCAACTGCTCGGCGCCGGCCGACCCGAATTGCGCGAGCCCTTGGCCGCGGCGCTCGTGGAACTGGGGATCGAGCGTGCCCTGGTCGTCAGCGGCGCGGACGGACTGGGCGAGGTGACGCTGGCCGCCGACACGAGCGTCACCGAGGTCGCCCAAGGCGCATTGAGCCATCGCGTGTTCGCTCCCGAGCAATTCGGCCTGACGCGACAGTCGCTCGAAGCGATCACCGTCGCCGATGCTGCGGAAAGCGCCGCGATCGTCCGCGGCGTGCTGACTGGCGAGCCGGGACCGGCGCGCGACATAGTCGTCGTCAACGCCGCCGCAGGGTTGCTCGCCTTCAGCGCCTGCATCGACCCCTTAGAAGCTGCCGCCCGCGCCGTCGAGGCGATCGACTCCGGCGCGGCATCCCAGTTGCTTGAACGCCTGATCGCCGCGTCCCACGCCGCGTGA
- the eno gene encoding phosphopyruvate hydratase has protein sequence MSTIVDVHARQILDSRGNPTIECDVTLSDGSSGTAAVPSGASTGAHEAWELRDGDKAKFLGKGVLKAVEHVNDKIADELIGMDGLDQVAVDQRMLELDGTANKKSLGANAILGVSLATAHAAARYCGLPLFRYLGGSNARLLPAPMMNILNGGQHADNSVDVQEFMVMPLGFDSFSDALRCGCEVFHALKKVLHDKKLSTTVGDEGGFAPDLAANADAFGVILTAIEKAGYKPGEQVWIALDPASTEFYDSKTKMYTIDGKSIDSAAMVDLWAEWCAKYPICSIEDGCAEDDWEGWKLLSERLGDKVQIVGDDLFVTNVQRLQKGIDAGIANSILIKVNQIGSLTETIDAINLAHRNGYTSISSHRSGETEDSTIADLAVACSTGQIKTGSASRSDRLAKYNQLLRIEEMLGAAAQYAGPLFKKK, from the coding sequence ATGAGCACGATTGTCGATGTTCACGCCCGTCAAATTCTCGATAGCCGCGGCAATCCCACGATCGAGTGCGACGTCACCCTGTCGGACGGCTCCAGCGGCACGGCCGCGGTCCCCAGCGGCGCCAGCACCGGCGCCCACGAGGCCTGGGAACTGCGCGACGGCGACAAGGCCAAGTTCCTCGGCAAGGGGGTCCTCAAGGCCGTCGAGCATGTGAACGACAAGATCGCCGACGAGCTGATCGGCATGGACGGGCTCGATCAGGTGGCGGTCGACCAGCGGATGCTGGAACTCGACGGCACGGCGAACAAGAAGAGCCTCGGCGCCAACGCGATCCTCGGCGTCTCGCTGGCCACGGCCCATGCGGCGGCGCGGTACTGCGGGCTGCCGTTGTTTCGGTATCTCGGCGGGTCGAACGCTCGGCTGCTGCCCGCGCCGATGATGAACATCCTCAACGGCGGTCAGCATGCCGACAACTCGGTCGACGTCCAGGAATTCATGGTCATGCCGCTGGGCTTCGACAGCTTCAGCGACGCCCTGCGTTGCGGCTGCGAGGTGTTCCACGCGCTCAAGAAAGTGCTGCATGACAAGAAGCTGAGCACGACCGTCGGCGACGAAGGGGGGTTCGCCCCCGATCTGGCGGCCAACGCCGACGCGTTCGGCGTGATCCTCACCGCGATCGAAAAGGCCGGGTACAAGCCGGGCGAACAAGTGTGGATCGCCCTCGACCCCGCCAGCACCGAGTTCTACGACTCGAAGACCAAGATGTACACGATCGACGGCAAGTCGATCGACAGCGCCGCAATGGTCGACCTGTGGGCCGAATGGTGCGCCAAGTATCCGATCTGCTCGATCGAAGACGGCTGTGCCGAAGACGATTGGGAAGGCTGGAAGCTGCTCTCCGAACGACTGGGGGACAAGGTGCAAATCGTCGGCGACGACTTGTTCGTCACCAACGTCCAGCGGCTCCAGAAAGGCATCGACGCCGGCATCGCCAACAGCATCCTGATCAAGGTCAACCAGATCGGTTCGCTGACCGAGACGATCGACGCGATCAATCTGGCTCACCGCAACGGTTACACGAGCATCTCGAGCCACCGCAGCGGCGAGACCGAGGACAGCACGATCGCCGACTTGGCCGTCGCCTGCAGCACCGGCCAGATCAAAACCGGCAGCGCCAGCCGCAGCGACCGCTTGGCCAAGTACAACCAACTGCTGCGGATCGAGGAAATGCTCGGCGCCGCCGCCCAGTACGCGGGGCCGCTGTTCAAAAAGAAGTAG
- a CDS encoding ROK family protein produces the protein MSALPATLTRAADSLYAGIDVGGTNIKIGLVDDMGRTVAFQSLATESDRGPTDAAARMGATIKSLCTQCDVAPGRVARVGLATPGPLDVAAGLILCPGNLPAWHDAPIRDLVAEACGRPVTFANDANAAAYGEYWRGTGQAARCMVMLTMGTGIGGGIVVDDLLVEGRHGCGAELGHVVIDCRNDAPLNSLGIRGTLEGYCGAYGTTARAVAAVELGANTTLGQRFAQGEELTPLVVAQEAEAGDATALEIVMDTARYMALGVVTAIHAIDPDCVVIGGAATFGGAGHPLGERFLARLREETERRLIPSLRGQIEISFARLGSDAGYIGAAGLARRDALAAGDR, from the coding sequence ATGTCCGCCCTTCCCGCCACCCTGACTCGCGCGGCCGATTCGCTTTACGCGGGGATCGACGTCGGGGGTACGAACATCAAGATCGGGCTGGTCGACGACATGGGCCGCACCGTCGCGTTCCAGTCGCTCGCCACCGAGTCCGACCGTGGACCGACCGACGCCGCCGCGCGGATGGGCGCCACGATCAAGTCGCTCTGTACGCAGTGCGACGTCGCCCCGGGCCGCGTCGCACGAGTCGGTTTGGCGACGCCGGGGCCGCTGGACGTCGCCGCGGGGCTGATCCTGTGTCCCGGCAACTTGCCGGCGTGGCACGATGCGCCGATCCGCGACCTCGTGGCCGAGGCATGCGGTCGGCCGGTCACGTTCGCCAACGACGCCAACGCCGCCGCCTACGGCGAGTACTGGCGCGGCACGGGGCAAGCGGCCCGCTGCATGGTCATGCTGACCATGGGGACCGGCATCGGCGGCGGGATTGTCGTCGACGACCTGCTCGTCGAGGGTCGCCACGGTTGCGGCGCCGAGTTGGGGCATGTCGTCATCGACTGCCGCAACGACGCCCCGCTCAACTCGCTGGGGATCCGCGGCACGCTCGAAGGCTATTGCGGCGCGTACGGCACGACCGCGCGGGCCGTCGCGGCGGTTGAACTGGGAGCGAACACGACGCTCGGCCAGCGCTTCGCGCAGGGCGAGGAGTTGACTCCGCTGGTCGTCGCCCAAGAGGCCGAGGCCGGCGACGCGACCGCGCTCGAGATCGTCATGGACACGGCCCGTTACATGGCTCTGGGGGTCGTCACGGCGATCCACGCGATCGATCCCGATTGCGTCGTGATCGGCGGGGCGGCGACCTTCGGCGGGGCGGGCCACCCGCTGGGCGAACGATTCCTGGCGCGCCTGCGCGAGGAGACCGAGCGACGGCTGATCCCCTCGCTCCGCGGTCAGATCGAGATCAGCTTCGCCCGTCTCGGCAGCGACGCCGGCTACATTGGCGCTGCGGGGCTCGCCCGCCGCGACGCCCTCGCCGCGGGCGACCGCTAA
- a CDS encoding MBL fold metallo-hydrolase: MVFLGTGTSVGVPAIGCGCSVCTSGDPRDSRTRCGLVLGLPEGNLLVDTPPDLRQQLLREQIGIVHAVVYTHEHADHIFGLDDLRLMQFYLRGPVPLYCEEVVEQRIRKSFDYAFQDAAALHRGAVPQLEFRRIGLEPFCVLGAEALPVRLQHGPRFEVLGFRFGDVAYCTDVNAIPLESMERLRDLDVLVLDCLRREPHATHFGLEEALDIVQQLRPRRTLLTHASHDLGYAETNAALPPGVEMAYDGLEVPIVGL, translated from the coding sequence CTGGTGTTCCTCGGCACGGGGACCAGCGTCGGAGTCCCTGCAATCGGCTGCGGCTGCTCCGTCTGCACGAGCGGCGACCCGCGCGACAGCCGCACGCGCTGCGGCTTGGTCTTGGGATTGCCCGAGGGGAACCTCCTGGTCGACACCCCGCCCGACCTGCGGCAGCAACTCTTGCGCGAGCAGATTGGCATCGTCCACGCGGTCGTCTACACGCACGAGCACGCCGATCACATCTTCGGGCTCGACGACCTGCGGCTCATGCAGTTTTACTTGCGCGGGCCCGTGCCGCTGTACTGCGAAGAGGTCGTCGAACAGCGCATTCGCAAATCGTTCGACTACGCGTTTCAGGACGCCGCCGCGCTGCATCGCGGAGCCGTGCCGCAGTTGGAGTTTCGCCGCATCGGGCTCGAACCGTTTTGCGTGCTGGGCGCCGAGGCGCTCCCCGTGCGGCTGCAGCACGGTCCGCGGTTCGAGGTGCTGGGTTTCCGTTTCGGCGACGTCGCGTATTGCACCGACGTCAACGCGATTCCGCTGGAGAGCATGGAGCGTTTGCGCGATCTCGACGTCCTCGTCCTCGACTGCTTGCGCCGCGAGCCGCACGCGACCCACTTCGGCCTGGAGGAGGCGCTCGATATCGTCCAGCAGCTGCGCCCGCGCCGCACGTTGTTGACCCACGCCTCGCATGACCTGGGGTACGCCGAAACCAACGCGGCCTTGCCTCCCGGCGTGGAGATGGCCTACGACGGGCTCGAAGTTCCCATCGTGGGCCTCTGA
- a CDS encoding carboxy terminal-processing peptidase, whose translation MNRLAALGTGRNARFWILGLLLTAVAASLTAPQAWARPGQSRQQDRYIALLVSSKMDRQHLSGLGVNDKTSERALTIFLETLDPFKLYLTQADVDQFAAERTKIDDQIRSGDVSVANRIFDVFLKRVTQRTARAHEWVDFAHDFTIDESMVRDPEKLDWVKTDGEADERWRQRVKFDLLLQTTDKPNPRKTKPRQGEGAPEEQTPGAEQEPKTITEAEARDRLHKRYRSIAKRWEQTDNDELLEMFLTAVTTSFDPHSSYMSPSNLDNFMIMMRLELDGIGASLESKYGETIVRSLVPGGAADKDGRLQIDDVITGVGQGTDGQLVDITDMKLNDVVMMIRGKPDSIVRLEVKTAATSELKTYDIKRARIELKDSEARSRIIERGPDGAVIAQPGDEIADSNKRPTAQIIGQERADGSVIKIGVIDLPSFYMDMDGRRDGKDDYKSTARDMERLLREFKEQGVDLVIVDLRFNGGGSLPESVDATGLFIDKGPVVQVKGTDGRIVPYRDDKSGALWSGPLVVVINKFSASASEIFAGAIQDYARGIVVGDRATHGKGTVQQLDELGRVVAPLNPPNYGALKMTIQQFYRPGGDSTQNRGVVSDVELPSRTTHWDVGESDLKYAMKFDRVNPLPHDNYRFATPQIIQQLKIRSEARVTASEHFQKEKKAIERYLSRKEDPSVTLNREKFLAEVEELNTEKDQEKVFDEIQAKERKIFPETPYNEEVLAIAVDYLQLLNEQRLAQK comes from the coding sequence ATGAATCGACTCGCCGCATTGGGAACCGGTCGGAACGCCCGCTTCTGGATCCTCGGGCTGCTCCTGACCGCGGTCGCGGCGTCGCTGACGGCTCCGCAGGCGTGGGCTCGCCCGGGTCAATCTCGCCAACAGGATCGGTACATCGCGCTGTTGGTTTCCTCGAAGATGGACCGCCAACACCTCTCGGGGCTGGGGGTCAACGACAAGACCTCGGAACGGGCCCTGACGATCTTCCTGGAGACGCTCGACCCGTTCAAGCTGTACCTCACGCAGGCCGACGTCGACCAGTTCGCCGCCGAGCGGACGAAAATCGACGATCAGATCCGCAGCGGCGACGTGAGCGTCGCGAATCGCATCTTCGACGTGTTTTTGAAGCGCGTCACGCAGCGGACTGCCCGAGCCCACGAGTGGGTCGACTTTGCGCACGACTTCACCATCGACGAGTCGATGGTCCGTGACCCCGAGAAGCTCGACTGGGTCAAAACCGACGGCGAAGCCGACGAGCGGTGGCGGCAACGGGTGAAGTTCGACCTGCTGCTGCAAACGACCGACAAACCCAACCCCCGGAAGACCAAGCCGCGGCAAGGCGAAGGCGCCCCCGAGGAGCAAACGCCAGGCGCGGAGCAGGAACCGAAGACCATCACCGAAGCCGAGGCCCGCGACCGGCTCCACAAGCGCTATCGCAGCATCGCCAAACGGTGGGAACAAACCGACAACGACGAGCTCTTGGAGATGTTCCTCACGGCGGTGACGACCAGCTTCGATCCGCACTCAAGCTACATGTCGCCCAGCAATCTCGACAATTTCATGATCATGATGCGGCTCGAGCTGGACGGCATCGGCGCGTCGCTCGAATCGAAATACGGCGAAACGATCGTACGGAGCCTGGTCCCCGGCGGCGCCGCCGACAAGGACGGCCGGTTGCAGATCGACGACGTCATCACCGGCGTCGGCCAAGGGACCGACGGCCAGTTGGTCGACATCACCGACATGAAGCTCAACGACGTGGTGATGATGATCCGCGGCAAGCCGGACTCGATCGTCCGGTTGGAGGTCAAGACCGCCGCAACCAGCGAACTGAAGACCTACGACATCAAGCGGGCCCGGATCGAACTGAAAGACAGCGAAGCCCGCAGCCGGATTATCGAGCGCGGGCCCGACGGCGCCGTGATCGCTCAGCCGGGCGACGAAATCGCCGATTCGAACAAGCGTCCCACGGCGCAGATCATCGGCCAGGAACGGGCCGACGGCAGCGTGATCAAGATCGGCGTCATCGACCTGCCGAGCTTCTACATGGACATGGACGGCCGCCGCGACGGCAAGGACGACTACAAGAGCACGGCGCGCGACATGGAGCGGCTGTTGCGGGAGTTCAAGGAGCAAGGGGTCGATCTGGTGATCGTCGACTTGCGGTTCAACGGCGGCGGATCGCTGCCTGAGTCGGTCGACGCCACGGGGTTGTTTATCGACAAGGGGCCGGTCGTGCAGGTCAAGGGAACCGACGGCCGCATTGTGCCGTACCGCGACGACAAGTCGGGCGCGTTGTGGTCGGGACCGCTGGTGGTGGTGATCAACAAGTTCAGCGCCAGCGCCAGCGAGATCTTCGCGGGAGCGATTCAGGACTACGCGCGCGGAATCGTCGTCGGCGACCGCGCGACCCACGGCAAAGGGACGGTCCAGCAGCTCGACGAATTGGGCCGCGTGGTGGCGCCGCTGAATCCGCCGAACTACGGCGCGCTGAAGATGACGATCCAGCAGTTCTATCGCCCCGGGGGCGACAGCACGCAGAACCGCGGCGTGGTCTCCGACGTCGAACTTCCCAGCCGGACGACCCATTGGGACGTGGGCGAGTCGGACTTGAAGTACGCCATGAAGTTCGATCGCGTGAATCCGTTGCCGCACGACAACTACCGGTTCGCGACGCCTCAGATCATCCAGCAGCTCAAGATTCGCTCGGAAGCGCGCGTGACCGCGTCGGAGCACTTCCAGAAGGAGAAGAAGGCGATCGAACGCTACCTCTCCCGGAAGGAAGACCCGTCGGTGACGCTTAATCGCGAGAAGTTCCTGGCCGAGGTCGAGGAACTCAACACCGAAAAAGACCAGGAGAAGGTGTTCGACGAGATCCAGGCGAAAGAACGCAAGATCTTCCCCGAGACCCCCTACAACGAGGAGGTCCTGGCGATCGCCGTCGATTACCTGCAACTGCTCAACGAGCAGCGGCTGGCGCAGAAGTAG
- a CDS encoding nucleoside hydrolase — protein sequence MSRPRKVILDVDPGAADALAVCLALNAPELEVVAVTATGGNVSPRQASRNVQAIVEQVDPARLPRIGMADEDQPLSTDNRHLWGADGFCGAPLRVAELHQQHPAVKLLADEVRSAPGEVTIIAGGPLTNVAAALQREPELATKIGHLLIVGGTFAGPGDVTAAAEFNMYCNAEAADFVFRSPATKTLLPLDATDQAMLTFAVLGHLPTADRPLGRFLQSIMPGAFQASRQKLGIEGLNAPEAIAVAVAMHPELVVTEPYHCETETGGRLTHGATVIDRRRRPESQPNVDVVIEIDAAGAIDCILRGLHAEA from the coding sequence ATGTCCCGACCTCGGAAAGTCATCCTCGACGTCGATCCCGGGGCGGCCGACGCTTTGGCCGTCTGCTTGGCGCTGAACGCGCCGGAGCTTGAAGTCGTGGCCGTCACCGCGACCGGCGGGAACGTGAGCCCCCGGCAAGCGAGCCGTAACGTGCAGGCGATCGTCGAGCAGGTCGACCCCGCTCGGTTGCCGCGGATCGGGATGGCCGACGAGGACCAGCCGCTGTCGACCGACAATCGACACTTGTGGGGCGCCGACGGATTCTGCGGCGCACCCCTGCGCGTCGCCGAACTGCACCAGCAGCACCCGGCGGTCAAGCTGCTGGCCGACGAAGTTCGTTCAGCGCCCGGCGAGGTGACGATCATCGCCGGGGGACCGCTGACGAACGTGGCCGCGGCGTTGCAGCGCGAGCCCGAACTGGCGACCAAGATCGGCCACCTGCTGATCGTCGGCGGGACGTTCGCGGGCCCGGGCGACGTCACTGCCGCAGCCGAGTTCAACATGTACTGCAACGCCGAGGCGGCCGACTTCGTGTTCCGCTCCCCGGCCACCAAGACGCTGCTGCCGCTGGACGCGACCGATCAGGCGATGCTAACCTTCGCGGTGCTCGGGCATTTGCCCACGGCCGATCGGCCGTTGGGGCGTTTCCTTCAGTCCATCATGCCGGGGGCTTTTCAGGCGTCGCGGCAGAAGCTGGGGATCGAAGGGCTCAACGCCCCGGAGGCGATCGCCGTGGCCGTGGCGATGCACCCCGAACTGGTCGTCACCGAGCCGTATCACTGCGAAACGGAAACCGGCGGCCGGTTGACCCATGGGGCGACGGTAATCGACCGCCGCCGTCGCCCGGAGTCGCAGCCGAACGTCGACGTCGTGATTGAAATCGACGCGGCGGGAGCGATCGACTGCATCCTGCGCGGGCTGCATGCCGAGGCGTGA